In Corallococcus macrosporus, the following are encoded in one genomic region:
- a CDS encoding protein kinase domain-containing protein: MDTGRPLGGRYALERRIGGGGMGAIWRAVDLQLQRHVALKLIASDVVARTPEAHRHFEQEAQAVARLRHPHVVQVHDSGVDGGVPYIVMELLEGEDLETRLTQQGRLSPARVAALVTPVARALAAAHAAGLVHRDLKPANLFLAHVDGEEVVKVLDFGLARSLLPTGAPAQAEGLTGTLRYMSPEQLRADPDLDARADLWSLAVVLYRALTGQFPYGPESVGALLRGTFHPPAVPVSQLVPELGAGGDAFFQRALHPKPEQRFTSARELAAAFVALVEAGRAGQAATVLVVDDEPDVEVLMRQRFRRHVRDGVYRFVFARDGEEALEALRQHPDTHAVLCDLNMPRMDGLTFLSRVGEVDPLVKVVIVSAYGDMPNLRTAMNRGAFDFLVKPVDLDDLESTLAKTVRHVAELRRAVRSTEENALLRMFVHGGIVDRVLPLVRGPGGLAGEQLDATVAFLDVADFTAVTRQHAPESALRRLNANFEVILPELESRGGVVDKFLGDAVMAVFQGEGHVSRALDACLAVKQRLQGLAWSGGDASPYAHGVCMGVDTGPVVSGNVGAAGRGRLDHTVLGDVVNTAARLATVAARDQVLVSETLAARLADAFDCRAAGERHLPGPGGQPLGVREVVARRGSQSASSADATSEQVAPAVLEAPAPAPRPGAFTAKGPT, encoded by the coding sequence GGGCGCCATCTGGCGGGCCGTCGACCTGCAACTCCAGCGGCACGTGGCCCTCAAGCTCATCGCCTCCGACGTCGTCGCGCGCACGCCGGAGGCGCACCGCCACTTCGAGCAGGAAGCGCAGGCCGTGGCCCGGCTGCGCCACCCGCACGTGGTGCAGGTGCATGACTCCGGCGTGGACGGCGGCGTGCCGTACATCGTCATGGAGCTGCTGGAGGGCGAGGACCTGGAGACGCGCCTCACCCAGCAGGGGCGTCTGTCCCCGGCCCGCGTGGCCGCGCTCGTCACGCCGGTGGCCCGGGCCCTGGCGGCGGCGCACGCTGCGGGACTCGTCCACCGCGACCTGAAGCCCGCCAACCTCTTCCTCGCCCACGTGGACGGCGAGGAGGTGGTGAAGGTGCTCGACTTCGGGCTCGCGCGCTCGCTGCTGCCCACGGGCGCGCCCGCGCAGGCGGAGGGGCTCACCGGCACGCTGCGCTACATGAGCCCGGAGCAGCTGCGCGCGGATCCGGACCTGGACGCGCGGGCGGACCTCTGGTCGCTCGCGGTGGTGCTCTACCGCGCGCTCACCGGCCAGTTCCCCTACGGGCCGGAGTCCGTGGGGGCCCTCTTGCGCGGCACCTTCCACCCGCCCGCGGTGCCCGTGTCGCAGCTGGTGCCGGAGCTGGGCGCGGGCGGGGACGCCTTCTTCCAGCGCGCGCTGCACCCGAAGCCGGAGCAGCGCTTCACCTCCGCGCGTGAGCTGGCCGCCGCCTTCGTCGCGCTGGTGGAGGCGGGCCGCGCTGGCCAGGCCGCCACGGTGCTGGTGGTGGACGACGAGCCGGACGTGGAGGTGCTCATGCGCCAGCGCTTCCGCAGGCACGTGCGCGACGGCGTCTACCGCTTCGTCTTCGCCCGCGACGGCGAGGAGGCCCTGGAGGCGCTGCGCCAGCACCCGGACACGCACGCGGTGCTGTGCGACCTGAACATGCCGCGCATGGACGGACTCACCTTCCTGTCGCGCGTGGGCGAGGTGGATCCGCTGGTGAAGGTGGTCATCGTCTCCGCGTACGGCGACATGCCCAACCTGCGCACGGCGATGAACCGGGGCGCGTTCGACTTCCTCGTGAAGCCGGTGGACCTGGACGACCTGGAGTCCACGCTGGCCAAGACGGTGCGCCACGTGGCGGAGCTGCGCCGCGCGGTGCGCTCCACGGAGGAGAACGCGCTGCTGCGCATGTTCGTGCACGGCGGCATCGTGGACCGGGTGCTGCCGCTGGTGCGCGGCCCCGGCGGGCTCGCGGGCGAGCAGCTGGACGCCACGGTGGCCTTCCTCGACGTCGCGGACTTCACCGCCGTCACCCGCCAGCACGCGCCGGAGTCCGCGTTGCGCCGGCTCAACGCCAACTTCGAGGTCATCCTCCCGGAGCTGGAGTCGCGCGGCGGCGTGGTGGACAAGTTCCTGGGGGACGCGGTGATGGCCGTCTTCCAGGGCGAGGGCCACGTGTCGCGCGCGCTGGACGCGTGCCTCGCGGTGAAGCAGCGGCTGCAGGGCCTGGCGTGGAGCGGCGGCGATGCGTCCCCGTACGCCCACGGCGTCTGCATGGGCGTGGACACCGGGCCGGTCGTCTCAGGCAACGTGGGCGCGGCCGGGCGCGGGCGCCTGGACCACACGGTGCTGGGGGACGTGGTGAACACCGCGGCCCGCCTGGCCACCGTGGCCGCGCGCGACCAGGTGCTGGTGAGCGAGACGCTGGCCGCCCGGCTCGCGGACGCCTTCGACTGCCGCGCCGCCGGAGAGCGGCACCTGCCCGGGCCTGGAGGCCAGCCGCTCGGCGTGCGCGAGGTGGTGGCCCGCCGGGGCAGCCAGTCCGCGTCCTCCGCGGACGCCACCTCCGAACAGGTGGCCCCCGCCGTCCTGGAGGCGCCCGCACCCGCGCCCCGGCCCGGGGCCTTCACGGCCAAGGGACCCACCTGA
- a CDS encoding adenylate/guanylate cyclase domain-containing protein has translation MRLVLNPGQVDERVVMLPEGTTTIGRTEENGIRVPHPSLSRRHARLERAGGRVVLVDLDSKNGSFVGPHRVSRQELGHGQSFRCGEVWFRLVSLDTPLPDGWGPLRTQPLETRFSGGPMEALLDTRSPDRTRDKLQVLLKVGQILSSPGPVDGLLERVVQLVFQIWAVDRAAVLLVDRETGALVPRVSRGARGGALPERFFSQHIVDYVHSRGVAALFTDAKDDARLQGADSVFRQSIRASLCVPLRTRDSVLGVLYLDSLTQGGLFTDEDLEFLTAFANQAAIALDHAHLARRLEEEAVLRNAYQRFFPPDVVRQLKALRGVPLEVREANVTILFSDITGFTAMSSRLKPRQVVDMLNAYFPVMADIVFRHEGTLEKYIGDALMAVWGAPFARPDDADRAVRAAMEMQHALAALNARWREEGTPEIQVHIGLNSGPVAAGNIGSERYLQYATVGDATNVAARVCGVARPGEVLLTDATRALLDADAFALEPLDPVRVKGREEPLSLFRVRG, from the coding sequence ATGCGCCTCGTCCTCAACCCAGGCCAGGTGGATGAACGGGTGGTGATGCTGCCAGAGGGCACCACCACCATCGGCCGCACGGAGGAGAACGGCATCCGCGTGCCGCACCCCAGCCTGTCCCGGCGCCACGCGCGGCTGGAGCGCGCGGGCGGGCGCGTGGTGCTGGTGGACCTGGACAGCAAGAACGGCAGCTTCGTGGGGCCGCACCGCGTCTCCCGCCAGGAGCTGGGCCACGGCCAGTCCTTCCGCTGCGGCGAGGTGTGGTTCCGGCTGGTGTCCCTGGACACGCCGCTGCCGGACGGCTGGGGCCCGCTGCGCACGCAGCCCCTGGAGACGCGCTTCTCCGGCGGGCCCATGGAGGCGCTGCTCGACACGCGCTCGCCGGACCGCACCCGCGACAAGCTCCAGGTGCTCCTCAAGGTGGGCCAGATTCTGTCGTCTCCGGGCCCGGTGGACGGGCTGTTGGAGCGCGTGGTGCAGCTCGTCTTTCAAATCTGGGCGGTGGACCGGGCGGCGGTGCTGCTGGTGGACCGCGAGACGGGGGCGCTGGTGCCGCGCGTGTCCCGGGGCGCGCGGGGTGGGGCGCTGCCGGAGCGCTTCTTCAGCCAGCACATCGTGGACTACGTGCACTCGCGCGGCGTTGCGGCCCTCTTCACCGACGCGAAGGACGACGCGCGGCTGCAGGGCGCGGACTCCGTCTTCCGCCAGTCCATCCGCGCCTCGCTGTGCGTGCCTCTACGCACGCGCGACTCGGTGCTGGGCGTGCTGTACCTGGACAGCCTCACGCAGGGCGGCCTCTTCACCGACGAGGACCTGGAGTTCCTCACCGCCTTCGCCAACCAGGCCGCCATCGCCCTGGACCACGCGCACCTGGCGCGGCGGCTGGAGGAGGAGGCGGTGCTCCGCAACGCCTACCAGCGCTTCTTCCCGCCGGACGTCGTGCGCCAGCTCAAGGCGCTCCGGGGCGTACCGCTGGAGGTGCGCGAGGCGAACGTCACCATCCTCTTCTCCGACATCACCGGCTTCACCGCCATGTCCTCGCGCCTCAAGCCCCGGCAGGTGGTGGACATGCTCAACGCGTACTTCCCGGTGATGGCGGACATCGTCTTCCGCCACGAGGGCACGCTGGAGAAGTACATCGGCGACGCGCTGATGGCCGTGTGGGGCGCCCCCTTCGCCCGGCCGGACGACGCGGACCGGGCCGTGCGCGCGGCCATGGAGATGCAACACGCCCTGGCCGCCCTCAACGCCCGCTGGCGGGAGGAGGGCACGCCGGAGATTCAAGTGCACATCGGGCTCAACTCCGGCCCGGTGGCCGCGGGCAACATCGGCTCGGAGCGCTACCTTCAGTACGCCACCGTGGGAGACGCCACCAACGTGGCGGCCCGCGTGTGCGGCGTCGCGCGCCCCGGCGAGGTCCTCCTCACGGACGCCACGCGCGCCCTGCTGGACGCGGACGCCTTCGCGCTGGAGCCGCTGGACCCCGTGCGGGTGAAGGGCCGCGAGGAGCCCCTGTCCCTCTTCCGCGTGCGCGGCTGA
- a CDS encoding Crp/Fnr family transcriptional regulator: MSYAQLLAEIPMFESLGREDLENMSSLLQPRRFARGEVIFHRGDVGTALFIIRRGQVAIRLSSSEGREITLALLDRGDAFGELSLLDGEVRSTDAMAREEAHLLTLQREDFRRYLETRPQVSLALLANMSRLVRRTTQLVYDSAFLDARSRLVRVLLELAKTQGKPSPEGLVITPKLTQSELANLCGVTRESVNKWLRYYVREGMLSFEGGQIVLLQPERLGQDAE; encoded by the coding sequence ATGTCCTACGCGCAGCTGCTGGCCGAAATCCCCATGTTCGAAAGCCTCGGCCGGGAGGACCTGGAGAACATGTCGTCGCTCCTCCAGCCCCGGCGTTTCGCCCGAGGGGAGGTCATCTTCCACCGGGGGGACGTAGGCACCGCGCTGTTCATCATCCGGAGAGGCCAGGTGGCCATCCGGCTCTCCTCCAGCGAGGGGCGCGAAATCACCCTGGCGCTGCTGGACCGGGGGGACGCCTTTGGGGAGCTGTCGCTCCTGGACGGCGAGGTGCGCTCCACCGACGCGATGGCGCGCGAGGAGGCGCATCTGCTGACGCTCCAGCGCGAGGACTTCCGGCGCTACCTGGAGACGCGGCCGCAGGTGAGCCTGGCGCTCCTGGCGAACATGAGCCGGCTGGTGCGGCGCACGACGCAGCTCGTGTACGACTCGGCCTTCCTGGACGCGCGCTCGCGTTTGGTGCGGGTGCTGCTGGAGCTGGCGAAGACCCAGGGAAAGCCATCCCCGGAAGGGCTGGTCATCACCCCGAAGCTCACGCAGTCCGAGCTGGCCAACCTGTGCGGCGTCACTCGCGAGAGCGTGAACAAGTGGCTGCGCTACTACGTGCGCGAGGGGATGCTCAGCTTCGAGGGCGGGCAGATCGTCCTCCTCCAGCCGGAGCGGCTGGGACAGGACGCGGAGTAG